One stretch of Streptomyces sp. 135 DNA includes these proteins:
- a CDS encoding nitroreductase family protein → MPSAVPRGLPAEPPSWVRVPGAVEWVRRLPPVVRTPLVDWTPSLARASGPGPGEALDLRALAALLSLGAGVTCVEFGPQSSWRHHRVAPSARCVFPCSVWVIGRGDEGQDPDVARYYPEHQHLRSRTPFRHRRWTRIHCAVTAEPGTTGAHYGDYAYRLVCQEAGLLTGALLLAARSLGLRATPDPDHCPYEIERLLSLDGQHECAFTLIELTGMTTEAHFPVPDVPAPAVRRPCAALAELGVLSSAAHRAFAGAPPRRTPADGTEPSEPAVGPAQPCFPSPSRLRWQRLRAARDSGDPGFVPAPHPIDAHTLRRLCTAALTTAFPGLWHGLPQPTLLMARRAVSGAEPGLFRHDHPARHLGKPPLPPPRQLLPGSSLNSFLRQCQMVASTNAHLAPATVFILADLDDWLRHDAVRAYTELHLRTGEAALRLLMAASAEGLVARVHNGLLTGPVRDVCGPGRWVAPFAVLLSERRPSARYRFALEGGV, encoded by the coding sequence ATGCCCTCCGCGGTGCCCCGCGGATTACCCGCCGAACCGCCCTCGTGGGTCAGGGTGCCCGGTGCCGTCGAGTGGGTGCGGCGGCTGCCCCCGGTGGTGCGCACCCCGCTGGTCGACTGGACACCGTCGCTCGCCAGGGCGAGCGGACCCGGGCCCGGTGAAGCGCTGGATCTCCGTGCGCTCGCCGCGCTGCTGTCGCTCGGCGCCGGAGTCACCTGCGTGGAGTTCGGACCCCAGTCCTCGTGGCGCCACCACCGCGTCGCCCCGTCGGCACGCTGCGTCTTCCCCTGCTCGGTCTGGGTCATCGGCCGAGGAGACGAGGGACAGGATCCGGACGTTGCCCGCTACTACCCCGAGCACCAGCACCTCCGAAGCCGGACTCCGTTCCGGCACCGCCGCTGGACGAGGATCCACTGCGCGGTGACCGCCGAGCCCGGCACGACCGGAGCACACTACGGCGACTACGCCTATCGACTGGTCTGCCAAGAGGCTGGACTCCTGACAGGCGCACTGCTCCTGGCCGCGCGCTCGCTGGGGCTGCGGGCGACGCCGGATCCCGATCACTGCCCGTACGAGATCGAGCGGTTGCTGTCGCTCGACGGGCAGCACGAGTGCGCGTTCACGCTCATCGAGCTGACCGGAATGACCACCGAGGCACACTTCCCGGTACCGGACGTTCCGGCACCTGCCGTACGGCGACCCTGCGCGGCACTCGCGGAGCTGGGCGTCCTCTCTTCAGCGGCGCACCGCGCGTTCGCCGGTGCCCCGCCCCGCCGGACGCCGGCAGACGGCACCGAACCCTCGGAGCCTGCCGTCGGGCCCGCGCAGCCCTGCTTCCCTTCCCCCTCACGACTCCGCTGGCAACGTCTGCGCGCCGCCCGGGACTCCGGCGACCCGGGATTCGTCCCCGCCCCCCACCCCATCGACGCCCACACTCTGCGACGCCTGTGCACCGCCGCCCTCACCACCGCCTTCCCCGGCCTGTGGCACGGACTGCCGCAGCCCACACTCCTCATGGCGCGGCGCGCGGTATCCGGCGCGGAACCCGGCCTGTTCCGCCATGACCACCCCGCCCGCCATCTGGGGAAACCACCCCTGCCGCCGCCACGGCAGCTCCTGCCGGGCAGCTCCCTCAACTCCTTCCTACGACAGTGCCAGATGGTCGCGTCGACCAACGCGCACCTGGCGCCGGCGACCGTGTTCATCCTGGCCGATCTCGACGACTGGCTCCGCCACGACGCCGTGCGGGCCTACACCGAACTGCATCTGCGCACGGGGGAGGCCGCGCTGCGCCTGCTGATGGCGGCGAGCGCGGAGGGTCTGGTGGCGCGCGTGCACAACGGGTTGCTCACCGGGCCCGTACGTGACGTGTGCGGCCCCGGCCGCTGGGTCGCGCCGTTCGCCGTACTACTGAGCGAACGCCGCCCCTCGGCGCGGTACCGCTTCGCCTTGGAGGGAGGAGTGTGA